In Cyclopterus lumpus isolate fCycLum1 chromosome 13, fCycLum1.pri, whole genome shotgun sequence, the genomic window AGAAACAGTAGTGGATTTGAAAAGCAAAATGCAACTTTTATAATATAAGTAAAGATGAAAACTAAGTAACATTGATAGAACAGCTCTCCTTTTAATGTGTGCATGGCATACATTTGTAACTGGGATATTTGCTAGATTTGCTAGATATTTACTGTTCATAATCAATGGCATTTAAGGGAAAGTACCTGTTGAATCAGACATAGTAAAATCAAAAacaagtgatataaataataaacagtaataataataataaaaaaaactgcagaatCTACAGTAACtgaatgaatattatatatacagacaataaatacaaaaataactatTATGCACTTTGTACTTCACTGtaacatacaacataaaaataGTCTGAAGGATTcctaatattttttatttttaacacattGCATATATTCTATGTGGCTGGTACACTATACCAGAGCCATCTTTAAATTCATGAATCGTCGAAACTTTAATTTTCAGATTCAGGTCAGATGAAAgttgaaaacatgtttattccGTCCAAAACTTCAATTGGTACTCTTTCTcatccccacacacactcacacacataaaaagcaagagagaaagagagagagagagacctgccCGTATTTAACgtcactgtgttgttttttcagaTAAAGCCAAATACGCACATTTGCAGACAGAGTCAACAGATCAATGGTGCTCAGGCCTTACAAATACCAGCAGGACATCACAGTTGGTCATCGTCGAGCAGACTGAAAGACTGCAAGCATCAAACAAGAGTGTTTCTCTGATTTTAGAAAGACAAGCGAGTGTACAAGATTAGTTGGAATTGCGGAAACAATCTACAGTCAGCAACTAATTTACATAGATCAAAATAATTCCTTCAAGTGCAGTAGACCTAGATAATCTGCAAAATGCAAGCTGTTGGTCAGTGTTCAGTGTGTGCCAGCCGTGCTGCCGGAGGACTACTGCGAAATCAGACAGATCTATCACTGCTGCGGACCAACAAGAATCTGCTCAGGAGAGGAGCAGCCAGTATCCGTTTCATAAGGTAGGTTATGAATAATAAGCAATGCCATTGCCTTGACTCAGACATTACCTGTAGATTACAACTCACTGAAATACCATTGATCAAGACTAATAACCGTCTGCCCCATTTTTCAGCAGCAGGAAGCCTGGAGTTCAGAAGTTGGGGGAACGAATAGATATTGAGCACATCAGCATAGCACCTTTAAGTGTCGGCCGTGGGCTTTATGCTATCCCTTTTACACAGGTGGGTTATTCTCCTATGAGACCAATGTACTCGAGCTGCACACATCTTGTGTTCCTTCAGACAAAGTGTGTTCTTGTGCTCCATGTTAATGGCCTGAATTTTCCCACATTTGTAGCAAATGGAAAACCTCTCTCACGACTCCCTGATCAGAAGAGCTGCCTCAGTGGTGACAGACAGTTCAAGTACCTTCCTCTCCCAGACCTCCTTGGCTCTAATAAATGCCCTGACCGACTACTCAAAGGTAGATTTTCATCTCATGTGTAACCTTTTTTCAacctaaaatattatttttcacGCTACATTAAACAGACGCAATCAAGTGTGAAAGAAATACCTCGACTACActtgaaaaatagcctcttggctatttggcacatttacagaaatgtttttgcttttgaaaaccatggcccccaattgggtgccaatttacacattatagttagactgtgtaaaacattacaataaacatgagcaaatatattgatgttatacattaaattaaacaagagaacttgggctacaataatcaataagccatttccacacaactcaaacaccaactgaaagaattattaaaatatcataatcagcattttgtcaggagtcagcccactcagcacgttttcggaactagcaacccgtagctcggtgctatcagaaaaagccaagtagactccacacagattctaaacatctttagaaaatcattcggcaccaaagcatcaccgagatatgagccaaagaacacagcaacatgaatcgatttagagctttacagtcacaaatgctGCCATCTatggcttttctttttgaaaaaaaatatgtttcttcttctaatcaacaaagactgctgtatttgatgtattgaacaccataagtaatatacaagtgaaatatatggttttgtacatgagaaaattcaaattgcccaaatgcccattttgcctaattaatctgtactaaaacctctctaactttgttctgcttcactttttcaaagtcaaactttgcagagagactggtcccatagtgtgctatgatatctacctttgctctgcatccttccaagagataatcatcctgaaagtgctttgactttctaggcaaacctgaaaattcaacttttgctgtctttcatctttatttactcttaaccagtaacaaatatactactATTTACACATCGTAAAAAAGCACAAATGGGTTGCCtttacaataacacaaacattattcaaatagcctttgtggttgctgagatagaccttttttagtttgggtatgatatttcgagtAGTAACCTTAAAAAATAGGTCgattttcaaaaggttaatgtgcactgtcccttgtcaaataaaccaaagtaaaatgACATACACTTCAGACagtgtctttatgtctttgcacaaatgtttaaatgtacatatgtaaatacttttattttgaaaatgccCCGGTACTGTCCCTGACTGCCTGTCTTCCTCTGTTTGCCAACAGGCTGTGCACACACGCATTGTTGTCCAAAGACGCTATTTAGTCTCACTGGGAAAACTGACCCAAGCAGAGAAGGATTCCTTCCTGGAGGTGATCAATTGCCAGCGTGCAGAGGTTAGTTTACATGAAAACACATCTAAATGTactccatctttttcttttgtttcagttAAAATCTGAACATTTGAAATCAGCTTTTACTCTTTGCATAAACaatttaaagacacatttatcaTATTGCGTTTGTCTCATCTCTTCGTCCTAACAGGCTAGTGACAGACTACATGAATGCAAACGTATTGAGTCAACCTGGACCAATGCTGTCAACTTGTGTAAAATAGCAGCCGAGGCAGCACAAACCTCAGGTGAGTGAAACGCGCACAGCAGTATCTCTTAAGCCGGAGTTACCTCAACCCTCAAACCTTCTcagaaatgtaacaaaatgCGTGTttgcatctgtgtttgtttccagGAGCCGAGCAGGCGTCCATCACAGTGAGGACAAACATTCAGGTGGCCCAGTCGCAGGTGGAGGAAGCTCGGCAACTGTCAGCGGATGCGGATAAAAAGTTGGCCGAGACTAAAGTGGAAGAGATCCAAAGGATGGCAGAATATACTGCCTTTCTAGAGGGTAGCGAGGAGCATGAGGTGCACGAGGCATATCTACGAGAGGACTAAGACAAATAGACAATAAGACAAAAAGATGTTGAAATTAACAAGAAATACGTGTTTGTTTTCCCTATTATATCTCTCTTCTTTCTGCAttaattacattcataaatgttgcattaaacCTTATTTAAGactatttatttgatttgtgaATGCCAGCCACTTTTCAAGCAATGATGGAGTAATGATCATCGAATCTTCAGTATATATTGTATGGCAGTTGGGGTTTCCCATCATCAGATAacaatgttgtttattgtttgttttgttgtaacaAAGACATATTTTTATAATGCTATTGTTGGCATCATTGTTTTTTCCCTGATCACATAATaggacaaaataaaatgatttttgatttgattcaaCATATGTGTGATGGGTCCTTGTTTTTTGTCATATCCCTAAAGTGGTCCTAAATGAATATGTTATGGCTGGAAGATCAACCAATATCCAGGAGTTTGGTCCAGAGCAGGTTGTATGCATAGAAATGTGTCCAACTCTATGTAGCTCCACCTCCTGCCCCAGTTATTGCAgacaaatgtcagaaaacatTTTCTGCTTAAGACCGCCCTTATCTTTGGGGCATATTGGACCTTTTAAGTTTCCTGATGCTCCCTTCAACATATTATCTTATAAAGATAGTGCACATGTATTTGTGGAGAAACTATGTACACAGGAGGTGCTGTCAGTAAAAATGGATTCCATGTCCACTGATATATGCTCCTTTGACCAACAAACTGTAACCACATATCGTTATATACATCTCTATATATTTGATGTTCTGATAATAAGCATGTTGGCATAAAGGAACAATAATATGCAATATGAGAAATTGTTGGAGTTCATATACCTTTTCTGCCAAGTATTATGGTGAATAATTACCTAGTCCAtcagtgtttaaaaaatatgataatTTTACTGGTGCATTAATATGTATGTtacatttgtacacattttaagtACTGCTGGGTTTAATCTAGAGCAATACATTACGGAGTACAGTACTTCAGtaaattcaaatcaattcaatttattttgaagtgcccaaaatcacaaattacacatttgcctcagagggattTACAATATGTAAACATATGACATCCGCTGTCCTGGGAcctgggacctcacatcggatcaggaaccactcaccaaaacaaactttaacggggagaaaaagaaggaataaAACATggtgagagcaacagaggaggatccctctatcaggaagCAATATacgtcatgtgtacagaataaacaacataacagagttacaacacattcaatccatatgacagaaatgattcatataatgagtagcatgatgaaaaagttacaactaccaaaaataaATTTACTTTATGTTTTGCAAAGTGATAAGACTCAAAACATTATTGGAGAATTTAATTTTGCTTTTCATGTGTGCAGTGTCTCTGTGTAGCTTACATGAATTGATTAAATGTAAGTTAACAAGAATCCAGCAATAATAATGATTAGTACTAATAATAGATGACAAAAGACAATGAAATAAAGTTTGAAGATTGGAAGAAGCTGACTGGCTGGCCTGAAATCCATGTTACCATGATGCCAACGGGCAGCAGGCACGGGTGGAAAAAGTAAagcatttagaaaagaaaaagggtttaTGTGTCATAACTACTTTTAATAAGCACTGTAATACAAACCCGTGTTGTAAGCGTATAGAACATTATATTTAAGTAAAGGTTAGTACATCTAGGTTTTTTCTAAATGTGGGCAGTCAGGTAACCCATTATTTTATAGTCAGGCTCATCAACTTCTTAACACTATATCCTGTAACCTGTAACATTCAGTCAAATAGCTTAAGAAgcattaattaaatacataaattgaTAATATAATGATTTTTCCATACCGATGATTCCAGTGGTTGTGCCAATTGGCAATTTATTCACAATCAGTTGTGGGAAACATGGCAGatatattactttatataatcttttattttctctgttccttgaatacattttcatcttttaaGTTGGTTTATAGAACAAGCTGACGTTTTGGTGCACAGAATTGCATTGCTAATGTTTATTCAATAAGTCAATTTCACAGGCAGAGCATTGACCACATTTAGGCAGCATCGGCTATCAAAGAACAAACTCACAACCATCAGCAAGTAGGCCAATAAGATTAGGCAAAACCCCTGAACTGGCATTGTTGATGATACAATATGAATAAAGATTGAGACATTATACTTCATACACAGActtaatatcaatataaatcTGAACATGAAGggcagggaaaaaagagaaacaagtaATCAGCTCAAATgatacaagaaaaaaaaggtgttgagCAATCCCGGTTATGCTTATAACAATAAACTCAAAAATAAATAGTCAACCGTGttcagtgtttatttattttcttttaattgatgCATTGTGCATTTCTTCTGAATCTACATTTGTCTAATATTTCTTTTACACAAGCCAAAGAAAGCATTGCTTTTCAGTACATGAACAAATTGTTCATCCCTGAGGCCATAAATGAGAGGACTTAGGCATCTTGGAGCAAGACTAAAAGTTAAGTAGTTAATGTACCTGacatcaataaataatttaaaactaaTCTGAAGGGCAGCAGTTTCTATGAATGGACACcacagctggaggagacagagcagcagctggaaACCATGAAGAATTACCGTT contains:
- the LOC117741614 gene encoding diablo homolog, mitochondrial-like — translated: MQAVGQCSVCASRAAGGLLRNQTDLSLLRTNKNLLRRGAASIRFISSRKPGVQKLGERIDIEHISIAPLSVGRGLYAIPFTQQMENLSHDSLIRRAASVVTDSSSTFLSQTSLALINALTDYSKAVHTRIVVQRRYLVSLGKLTQAEKDSFLEVINCQRAEASDRLHECKRIESTWTNAVNLCKIAAEAAQTSGAEQASITVRTNIQVAQSQVEEARQLSADADKKLAETKVEEIQRMAEYTAFLEGSEEHEVHEAYLRED